A window of the Streptomyces luomodiensis genome harbors these coding sequences:
- a CDS encoding FABP family protein, protein MIQIPSDLHPDLVPLAFLLGNWEGAGVSDFPGAEKCNFGQEATFTHDGRDFIEYVSHTWVLDSEGKKVRPLESESGYWRIDKDRKVEVVMSRDQGVVEIWYGELAEGKPQIDLATDAVARTAQAGPYSGGKRLYGYVNSDLMWVGEKATPEVELRPYMSAHLKKVVDPREWAKDLKDLPDDGIAFFR, encoded by the coding sequence ATGATCCAGATCCCCTCCGACCTCCACCCGGACCTCGTGCCGCTCGCCTTCCTCCTGGGCAACTGGGAAGGCGCCGGCGTATCGGACTTCCCCGGGGCCGAGAAGTGCAACTTCGGCCAGGAGGCCACCTTCACGCACGACGGCCGGGACTTCATCGAGTACGTCTCGCACACCTGGGTGCTGGACTCCGAGGGCAAGAAGGTCCGCCCCCTGGAGAGCGAGTCCGGCTACTGGCGGATCGACAAGGACCGCAAGGTCGAGGTCGTGATGAGCCGCGACCAGGGCGTCGTCGAGATCTGGTACGGCGAGCTCGCGGAGGGCAAGCCGCAGATCGACCTGGCCACGGACGCGGTGGCGCGCACCGCGCAGGCGGGCCCGTACTCGGGCGGCAAGCGGCTGTACGGCTATGTGAACAGCGACCTGATGTGGGTCGGCGAGAAGGCCACCCCCGAGGTCGAGCTGCGCCCGTACATGTCCGCGCACCTGAAGAAGGTCGTCGACCCCCGGGAGTGGGCCAAGGACCTCAAGGACCTGCCGGACGACGGGATCGCCTTCTTCCGCTGA
- a CDS encoding DsrE family protein, whose amino-acid sequence MAKKLVIKVTAGADAPERCSQAFTVAAVAAASGVAVSLWLTGESAWFALPGRAAEFELPHAAPLPDLIDGILTGGGTITVCSQCAARREIEEKDLIEGARIAGAQVFVSEIMPDGVQALVY is encoded by the coding sequence ATGGCGAAGAAGCTGGTGATCAAGGTGACGGCGGGTGCGGACGCTCCTGAGCGGTGCTCCCAGGCGTTCACGGTGGCGGCGGTGGCCGCGGCGAGCGGGGTGGCGGTCTCGCTCTGGCTGACCGGGGAGTCGGCGTGGTTCGCGCTGCCGGGTCGGGCGGCGGAGTTCGAGCTTCCGCACGCGGCGCCGCTGCCGGACCTGATCGACGGCATCCTTACGGGCGGCGGCACGATCACGGTGTGCAGCCAGTGCGCGGCGCGCCGGGAGATCGAGGAGAAGGATCTGATCGAGGGTGCGCGGATCGCGGGCGCTCAGGTCTTCGTGAGCGAGATCATGCCGGACGGCGTCCAGGCGCTCGTGTACTGA
- a CDS encoding DUF3099 domain-containing protein: MYARRRHAYFFLMGACLTLFISAWAFVRLWSVPAAVAMCIVAMVIPPLAAIVANRRGPDDRWWDESGDEESDRWWRELDEHNHRH; this comes from the coding sequence ATGTACGCGCGACGCCGCCACGCATACTTCTTCCTGATGGGCGCGTGTCTGACGCTCTTCATCTCGGCATGGGCCTTTGTGCGTCTGTGGTCCGTCCCCGCCGCCGTCGCGATGTGCATCGTCGCCATGGTGATCCCGCCCCTGGCGGCCATCGTCGCCAATCGCCGGGGCCCGGACGACCGGTGGTGGGACGAGTCGGGGGACGAGGAGTCCGACCGGTGGTGGCGGGAGCTGGACGAGCACAACCACCGCCACTGA
- a CDS encoding DUF1416 domain-containing protein: protein MCGAQAGGPDASTIKPGETTIQGSVTRDGEPVTGYVRLLDSTGEFTAEVPTSATGQFRFYAAEGTWTLRALVPGGTADRTVVAQKGGLAEVAIAV, encoded by the coding sequence ATGTGTGGAGCCCAGGCCGGCGGCCCCGACGCCTCGACGATCAAGCCCGGTGAGACCACCATCCAGGGTTCGGTGACCCGCGACGGCGAGCCCGTCACCGGGTACGTCCGCCTCCTGGACAGCACCGGTGAGTTCACCGCCGAGGTCCCAACCTCCGCGACCGGACAGTTCCGCTTCTACGCAGCCGAGGGCACCTGGACGCTGCGCGCCCTGGTTCCGGGCGGCACCGCGGACCGCACGGTCGTCGCCCAGAAGGGCGGGCTGGCGGAGGTCGCCATCGCCGTCTGA
- a CDS encoding sulfurtransferase, with protein sequence MSRSDVLVDADWVQARIDDPKTVIVEVDEDTSAYDKNHIKNAIRIDWKQDLQDPVRRDFVDQAGFEKLLSEKGIANDDTVVLYGGNNNWFAAYAYWYFKLYGHQDVKLLDGGRKKWELDSRDLVAEVPSRAKTEYKAKEQDTSIRAFRDDVVAAIGSLNLVDVRSPDEFSGKLLAPAHLPQEQSQRPGHVPSARNIPWSKSANDDGTFKSDDELKELYEAEGVDLSKDTIAYCRIGERSAHTWFVLHELLGQPNVKNYDGSWTEYGSLVGVPIELGANS encoded by the coding sequence ATGAGCCGCAGTGACGTCCTGGTGGACGCCGACTGGGTCCAGGCCCGTATCGACGACCCCAAGACGGTCATCGTCGAGGTGGACGAGGACACCTCGGCCTACGACAAGAACCACATCAAGAACGCCATCCGGATCGACTGGAAGCAGGACCTCCAGGACCCGGTGCGCCGTGACTTCGTCGACCAGGCCGGCTTCGAGAAGCTCCTGTCGGAGAAGGGCATCGCCAACGACGACACGGTCGTGCTGTACGGCGGCAACAACAACTGGTTCGCGGCCTACGCCTACTGGTACTTCAAGCTCTACGGCCACCAGGACGTCAAGCTGCTCGACGGCGGCCGCAAGAAGTGGGAGCTCGACTCCCGCGACCTGGTCGCCGAGGTCCCGAGCCGGGCGAAGACCGAGTACAAGGCCAAGGAGCAGGACACCTCGATCCGCGCCTTCCGCGACGACGTCGTGGCCGCCATCGGCTCGCTGAACCTGGTCGACGTGCGCTCCCCCGACGAGTTCTCCGGCAAGCTGCTCGCCCCGGCCCACCTCCCGCAGGAGCAGTCGCAGCGTCCGGGCCACGTCCCGTCCGCCCGCAACATCCCGTGGTCGAAGTCGGCCAACGACGACGGCACCTTCAAGTCCGACGACGAGCTCAAGGAGCTCTACGAGGCCGAGGGCGTCGACCTGTCGAAGGACACCATCGCCTACTGCCGTATCGGTGAGCGCTCCGCTCACACCTGGTTCGTCCTGCACGAGCTGCTCGGCCAGCCCAACGTCAAGAACTACGACGGTTCCTGGACCGAGTACGGCTCGCTGGTCGGCGTGCCGATCGAGCTCGGCGCCAACAGCTGA
- a CDS encoding putative leader peptide codes for MKRQADLTKRRAVDLCRVAAMLCRTV; via the coding sequence ATGAAGCGACAGGCGGATCTCACGAAGCGGCGGGCAGTCGACCTGTGCCGCGTCGCCGCCATGCTCTGTCGCACCGTCTGA
- a CDS encoding LmeA family phospholipid-binding protein encodes MRALRITLIVVVILGGLFVAADRIAVYIAESKAADKIKSSQGLASTPNVSIKGFPFLTQVAGKELDEVDVGVDGLTTDAVDGRSVRVTELDAQLHDVRISGSFSSASADRATGSAHISYADLSQAAGPGVTVAYDSSGTNKVKITGSLLGLSLTAHSQVSIVNGDTIRLHAESIPGGGIPQWEDKVREKADMERKIDGLPTGMRLDKVATTKDGIDVSVTGNNVQLTG; translated from the coding sequence ATGCGCGCACTACGCATCACCCTGATCGTCGTCGTGATACTCGGCGGCCTCTTCGTGGCCGCCGATCGCATCGCGGTGTACATCGCCGAGTCGAAGGCCGCCGACAAGATCAAGAGTTCCCAGGGCCTGGCCAGCACCCCCAATGTCTCGATCAAGGGCTTTCCGTTCCTCACCCAGGTCGCGGGCAAGGAGCTGGACGAGGTCGACGTCGGGGTGGACGGGCTGACGACGGACGCCGTCGACGGCCGCAGCGTCCGGGTCACCGAGCTCGACGCCCAGCTGCACGACGTCCGCATCTCGGGCAGCTTCTCGTCCGCCAGCGCCGACCGCGCCACCGGCTCGGCCCACATCAGCTACGCGGACCTCTCACAGGCCGCGGGTCCCGGGGTGACGGTCGCCTACGACTCGTCGGGGACCAACAAGGTCAAGATCACCGGCAGTCTGCTGGGTCTCAGCCTCACCGCCCACTCCCAGGTCAGCATCGTGAACGGCGACACCATCCGGCTGCACGCCGAATCGATCCCGGGCGGCGGCATCCCCCAGTGGGAGGACAAGGTGCGCGAGAAGGCCGATATGGAGCGGAAGATCGACGGACTGCCCACGGGTATGCGGCTGGACAAGGTCGCGACCACCAAGGACGGCATAGACGTCTCGGTCACGGGTAATAACGTCCAACTGACGGGCTGA
- a CDS encoding MoaD/ThiS family protein: protein MAMMNTPAGTIRYWAAARAAAGTTEEPYTAWTLAEALDAARERHLARPEFARVLLRCSFLVDGAPVGTRDHKTIQLAEGGTVEVLPPFAGG, encoded by the coding sequence ATGGCGATGATGAACACGCCCGCCGGGACCATCCGGTACTGGGCCGCCGCCCGCGCCGCGGCCGGTACCACGGAGGAGCCGTACACCGCGTGGACGCTGGCGGAGGCGCTCGACGCGGCCCGGGAGCGGCACCTCGCGCGGCCGGAGTTCGCGCGGGTCCTGCTGCGCTGTTCGTTCCTGGTCGACGGAGCCCCCGTCGGCACCCGGGACCACAAGACGATCCAACTCGCCGAGGGCGGCACGGTCGAGGTGCTCCCGCCGTTCGCAGGAGGGTGA
- a CDS encoding ABC transporter ATP-binding protein, whose amino-acid sequence MLVRLIRAYLRPYTRTITLIVLLQLVQTLATLYLPTLNADIIDSGVVTGDTGYILRVGGLMIAVTLVQIVCAAGAVYFSARTSMALGRDVRAAVFDRVQSFSAREVGHFGAPSLITRTTNDVQQVQLLCLLSFTLMVSAPIMCVGGVVMALNQDVPLSGLLLLIVPTLGLVVTLIVRRMRPLFRDVQARIDTVNRVLREQITGIRVIRAFVRDTHERDRFTAANTGLMDVSLRAGRLMSLMFPVVMLVVNLSSVAVVWFGGQRIDSGGMQVGALTAFLSYLMQILTSVMMATFMFMMVPRAEVCAERIQEVLDTETSVMPPLQPVAPAPAAAGRGLLELRGVEFRYPGADEPVLRDISLIARPGRTTAVIGSTGSGKSTLLGLVPRLFDATDGSVHIDGVDVRDLDPEVMARTIGLVPQKPYLFSGTVASNLRYGNPDATDEELWQALETAQAREFVAAMEGGLDAPIAQGGTNVSGGQRQRLAIARALVRKPSVYLFDDSFSALDYATDARLRAALADETEDTTVVIVAQRVSTIRSADLIVVLDAGRIVGAGTHGELMAGNETYREIVLSQLTEQEAA is encoded by the coding sequence GTGCTGGTACGACTGATACGGGCGTATCTGAGGCCCTATACCCGAACGATCACGTTGATCGTTTTATTACAGCTGGTACAGACGCTCGCCACCCTCTACCTGCCCACGCTGAACGCGGACATCATCGACAGCGGAGTGGTCACGGGCGACACCGGCTACATCCTCCGTGTCGGCGGGCTGATGATCGCCGTCACACTCGTCCAGATCGTGTGCGCCGCGGGCGCCGTCTACTTCAGCGCCCGCACCTCCATGGCGCTCGGCCGTGATGTGCGCGCCGCCGTCTTCGACCGGGTGCAGTCCTTCTCCGCCCGCGAGGTGGGCCACTTCGGGGCGCCGTCCCTGATCACCCGCACCACCAACGATGTGCAGCAGGTGCAGCTGCTGTGCCTGCTGTCCTTCACGCTGATGGTCTCGGCGCCGATCATGTGCGTGGGCGGCGTCGTCATGGCGCTCAACCAGGACGTTCCCCTGTCCGGGCTGCTCCTGCTCATCGTGCCGACCCTGGGCCTCGTCGTCACGCTCATCGTCCGCCGGATGCGGCCGCTGTTCCGCGACGTCCAGGCGCGCATCGACACCGTCAACCGGGTGCTGCGCGAGCAGATCACCGGCATCCGGGTCATCCGCGCCTTCGTCCGCGACACCCATGAGCGCGACCGCTTCACCGCCGCCAACACCGGGCTGATGGACGTCTCGCTGCGCGCCGGGCGGCTGATGTCGCTGATGTTCCCGGTCGTGATGCTGGTGGTGAACCTGTCCAGCGTCGCGGTCGTCTGGTTCGGCGGACAGCGCATCGACAGCGGGGGTATGCAGGTCGGCGCGCTGACCGCGTTCCTCAGCTATCTGATGCAGATCCTGACGTCCGTGATGATGGCCACCTTCATGTTCATGATGGTGCCGAGGGCCGAGGTGTGCGCCGAGCGCATCCAGGAGGTGCTGGACACCGAGACCAGCGTCATGCCGCCGCTTCAGCCCGTCGCGCCCGCGCCCGCGGCCGCCGGACGGGGGCTGCTGGAGCTGCGGGGGGTGGAGTTCCGCTACCCGGGGGCCGACGAGCCCGTGCTGCGCGACATCTCGCTGATCGCCCGGCCCGGCCGGACCACCGCCGTCATCGGCTCGACCGGCAGCGGCAAGTCGACCCTGCTGGGGCTGGTGCCGCGGCTGTTCGACGCGACCGACGGCAGCGTCCACATCGACGGGGTGGACGTGCGCGACCTCGACCCGGAGGTGATGGCCAGGACCATCGGGCTCGTCCCGCAGAAGCCGTATCTCTTCTCCGGCACGGTCGCCTCGAACCTGCGGTACGGCAATCCCGACGCCACCGACGAGGAGCTGTGGCAGGCCCTGGAGACGGCCCAGGCGCGGGAGTTCGTGGCGGCCATGGAGGGCGGTCTGGACGCCCCGATCGCCCAGGGCGGGACCAACGTGTCCGGCGGTCAGCGGCAGCGGCTGGCGATCGCCCGCGCCCTGGTCCGCAAGCCGTCCGTCTACCTCTTCGACGACTCCTTCTCCGCGCTGGACTACGCCACCGACGCCCGGCTGAGAGCGGCGCTCGCGGACGAGACGGAGGACACGACGGTCGTCATCGTCGCCCAGCGGGTGTCCACCATCCGGAGCGCCGATCTGATCGTGGTGCTCGACGCCGGGCGGATCGTCGGCGCCGGAACCCACGGCGAGCTGATGGCCGGCAATGAGACCTACCGCGAGATCGTGCTCTCCCAGCTCACCGAACAGGAGGCGGCATGA
- a CDS encoding ABC transporter ATP-binding protein, whose product MSGTTAPRRGPAPAAGPGRFMGGQPTERSMDFRGSSRRLLARLRPERGIALLVLALCTVSIGLSVAGPKILGEATDLIFAGIVGRQLPDGVSKEQAVQRLRDRDQGTVADMVASMDVTPGQGIDFHAVGTVLLWVTALYAAASLLNLVQARVATAVVQRAVFRLREDVEHKLARLPLSYFDRQSRGEVLSRATNDIDNIQQTLQQTLSQIMASLLTIVGVLAMMFWISPLLALVALVTVPVSVWVTTRIGKRAQPQFVAQWKTTGTLNAHVEEMYTGHSLVKVFGREKESAREFREQNDKLYEAGFRAQFISGLIQPAMMFIGNLNYVLVAVVGGLRVATGALSIGDVQAFVQYSRQFSQPLTQVASMANLVQSGVASAERVFELLDAPEQSAEPVDARRPEAVRGRVAFEQVSFRYQPDKPLIDGLSLSVRPGQTVAIVGPTGAGKTTLVNLLMRFYEVSGGRITLDGVDIAQMTREELRSHIGMVLQDTWLFGGTIAENIAYGAREASFEEIVAAAKATYVDRFVRMLPDGYDTVIDEEGSNVSAGEKQLITIARAFLSAPSILVLDEATSSVDTRTEVLIQRAMASLRSGRTSFVIAHRLSTIRDADVILVMEAGRIVEQGSHETLLAAGGAYARLYASQFAEPVAEAE is encoded by the coding sequence ATGAGCGGCACCACGGCCCCCCGGAGGGGCCCGGCGCCCGCCGCCGGGCCCGGACGCTTCATGGGCGGGCAGCCGACCGAGCGGTCCATGGACTTCCGCGGCTCCAGCCGCCGGCTGCTGGCCCGGCTGCGCCCCGAGCGCGGTATCGCGCTGCTGGTGCTCGCGCTGTGCACGGTCAGCATCGGCCTGTCGGTGGCGGGACCGAAGATCCTCGGCGAGGCCACCGACCTGATCTTCGCGGGCATCGTCGGACGGCAGCTGCCCGACGGCGTCAGCAAGGAGCAGGCCGTCCAGCGGCTGCGCGACCGGGACCAGGGCACGGTCGCCGACATGGTCGCCTCGATGGACGTCACCCCCGGCCAGGGCATCGACTTCCACGCGGTCGGCACCGTGCTGCTGTGGGTCACGGCGCTGTACGCCGCCGCCTCGCTGCTGAACCTCGTCCAGGCGCGGGTGGCCACGGCCGTCGTCCAGCGCGCGGTCTTCCGGCTGCGCGAGGACGTGGAGCACAAGCTGGCGCGGCTGCCGCTGTCGTACTTCGACCGGCAGTCGCGCGGTGAGGTGCTCTCCCGCGCCACCAACGACATCGACAACATCCAGCAGACGCTCCAGCAGACCCTCAGCCAGATCATGGCCTCGCTGCTGACGATCGTGGGCGTGCTGGCGATGATGTTCTGGATCTCGCCGCTGCTGGCGCTGGTGGCGCTGGTCACCGTCCCGGTCTCGGTCTGGGTCACCACGCGCATCGGCAAACGCGCCCAGCCGCAGTTCGTCGCCCAGTGGAAGACCACGGGCACGCTCAACGCCCATGTCGAGGAGATGTACACCGGCCACTCGCTGGTGAAGGTCTTCGGACGGGAGAAGGAGTCCGCGCGAGAGTTCCGGGAGCAGAACGACAAGCTCTACGAGGCGGGGTTCCGGGCCCAGTTCATCTCGGGGCTGATCCAGCCCGCGATGATGTTCATCGGCAACCTCAACTACGTGCTGGTGGCCGTGGTCGGCGGGCTCCGGGTGGCCACGGGGGCGCTGTCGATCGGCGACGTCCAGGCGTTCGTCCAGTACTCCCGGCAGTTCAGCCAGCCGCTCACCCAGGTGGCCTCCATGGCCAACCTGGTGCAGTCGGGCGTGGCCTCCGCCGAGCGGGTCTTCGAGCTGCTGGACGCGCCCGAGCAGAGCGCGGAGCCGGTGGACGCACGGCGGCCGGAGGCGGTGCGGGGGCGGGTCGCGTTCGAGCAGGTCTCCTTCCGCTACCAGCCGGACAAGCCGCTCATCGACGGCCTGTCGCTGTCGGTGCGGCCTGGGCAGACCGTGGCCATCGTCGGCCCGACCGGCGCCGGGAAGACCACGCTGGTCAATCTGCTGATGCGGTTCTACGAGGTCAGCGGCGGGCGGATCACGCTGGACGGGGTGGACATCGCCCAGATGACACGGGAGGAGCTGCGCTCCCATATCGGGATGGTGCTCCAGGACACCTGGCTCTTCGGCGGCACGATCGCCGAGAACATCGCCTACGGCGCGCGGGAGGCGAGCTTCGAGGAGATCGTGGCGGCGGCGAAGGCCACCTATGTGGACCGCTTCGTACGGATGCTGCCGGACGGCTACGACACGGTGATCGACGAAGAGGGGTCCAACGTCAGCGCCGGGGAGAAGCAGCTGATCACGATCGCCCGCGCGTTCCTCTCGGCGCCGTCGATCCTGGTGCTGGACGAGGCCACGAGCTCGGTCGACACCCGGACCGAGGTCCTCATCCAGCGGGCGATGGCCTCGCTGCGGAGCGGCCGTACGAGCTTCGTGATCGCGCACCGGCTGTCGACGATCCGCGACGCGGACGTGATCCTGGTGATGGAGGCGGGGCGGATCGTGGAGCAGGGCTCCCACGAGACGCTCCTGGCGGCCGGTGGCGCGTATGCCCGGCTCTACGCGTCCCAGTTCGCCGAGCCGGTGGCCGAAGCGGAGTGA
- a CDS encoding alpha/beta hydrolase — protein sequence MTCAGETESAPRCLSTAATGVRRATLLTEDGVPIEARYEPSPAPGGEPSGPLALVVGHGFTGALERPALRRVASAFRQRTAVITFSFRGHGRSGGRSTVGDREVLDLVAAVRWARRLGHRRVATVGFSMGGSVVIRQAALYRPHEDIRPMHGVHEGERAVHNEERTGRSQGRTERIGGAASGASSDATLDAAPDAVVAVSAPARWYYRGTAPMRRVHWAVTRPAGRLVSRYGLRTRIDPRGWGVDPLPPVAAAPLIAPTPLLIVHGDRDPYFPLDHPRMLASAADPASTELWIEPGYGHAETAASPALLTRIADWAATHA from the coding sequence ATGACATGTGCCGGAGAGACCGAATCCGCTCCCCGTTGTCTTTCCACGGCCGCCACGGGGGTGCGACGGGCCACTCTGCTGACCGAGGACGGGGTCCCGATCGAGGCCCGGTACGAGCCTTCCCCGGCACCCGGCGGCGAACCCTCCGGCCCGCTCGCGCTGGTGGTCGGGCACGGCTTCACCGGCGCCCTGGAGCGGCCCGCGCTGCGGCGGGTGGCCTCGGCGTTTCGCCAGCGTACGGCCGTGATCACGTTCTCCTTCCGGGGCCATGGCCGGTCCGGCGGACGGTCCACGGTCGGCGATCGCGAGGTGCTGGACCTGGTCGCCGCGGTGCGCTGGGCGCGCCGGCTGGGACATCGGCGGGTCGCCACGGTCGGCTTTTCGATGGGCGGCTCGGTGGTGATCCGGCAGGCGGCGCTGTACCGGCCGCACGAAGACATCCGGCCGATGCACGGCGTACACGAAGGGGAGCGCGCTGTACACAATGAGGAGCGCACGGGGCGCTCACAAGGGCGCACGGAGCGTATCGGCGGGGCGGCGTCGGGCGCGTCATCCGACGCCACGCTCGACGCGGCGCCCGATGCCGTGGTCGCGGTGAGCGCACCCGCCCGCTGGTACTACCGGGGCACCGCGCCCATGCGGCGGGTGCACTGGGCGGTCACCCGCCCGGCGGGCCGGCTGGTCTCCCGCTACGGGCTGCGCACCCGGATCGACCCCCGCGGCTGGGGCGTCGATCCGCTGCCCCCGGTGGCCGCCGCGCCGCTGATCGCGCCGACGCCGCTGCTGATCGTGCACGGCGACCGGGACCCGTACTTCCCGCTGGACCATCCGCGGATGCTGGCGTCGGCGGCGGACCCGGCCAGCACGGAGCTGTGGATCGAACCGGGCTACGGGCACGCGGAGACCGCCGCCTCCCCCGCCCTGCTGACCCGCATCGCCGACTGGGCCGCGACCCACGCCTGA
- a CDS encoding response regulator transcription factor, which translates to MSSLLLLTNALQPSTEVLPALGLLLHSVRVAPAEGPALVDTPGADVILIDGRRDLPQVRSLCQLLRSTGPGCPLILVVTEGGLAAVTADWGIDDVLLDTAGPAEVEARLRLAMGRQQITTDDSPMEIRNGDLSVDEATYSAKLKGRVLDLTFKEFELLKYLAQHPGRVFTRAQLLQEVWGYDYFGGTRTVDVHVRRLRAKLGPEHESLIGTVRNVGYRFVAPEKVERAAEEARAKATARGDGAGDAARGGHPDGAADSVGKAAAARPANS; encoded by the coding sequence ATGAGTTCCCTCCTGCTGCTGACCAACGCACTCCAGCCCTCGACGGAGGTGCTCCCCGCCCTCGGCCTGCTGCTGCACAGCGTGCGGGTGGCCCCCGCGGAGGGCCCGGCCCTGGTGGACACCCCCGGCGCCGATGTCATCCTGATCGACGGCCGCCGCGATCTGCCGCAGGTGCGCAGCCTGTGTCAGCTGCTGCGGTCCACCGGCCCCGGCTGTCCGCTGATCCTGGTGGTGACCGAGGGCGGGCTCGCCGCCGTCACCGCCGACTGGGGCATCGACGACGTGCTGCTGGACACCGCGGGCCCGGCGGAGGTCGAGGCCCGGCTGCGGCTGGCCATGGGCCGCCAGCAGATCACCACCGACGACAGCCCGATGGAGATCCGCAACGGCGATCTGTCGGTCGACGAGGCCACGTACAGCGCCAAGCTCAAGGGCCGTGTGCTCGATCTCACATTCAAGGAGTTCGAGCTGCTGAAGTACCTCGCCCAGCATCCCGGCCGGGTCTTCACCCGGGCGCAGCTGCTCCAGGAGGTCTGGGGCTACGACTACTTCGGCGGCACCCGCACCGTGGACGTCCACGTCCGGCGGCTGCGCGCCAAGCTCGGCCCGGAGCACGAGTCGTTGATCGGCACCGTGCGGAACGTGGGCTACCGCTTCGTCGCGCCGGAGAAGGTCGAGCGCGCCGCCGAGGAGGCTCGGGCCAAGGCGACGGCGCGGGGCGACGGCGCGGGCGACGCGGCGCGGGGCGGGCATCCCGACGGGGCGGCCGACTCCGTGGGGAAGGCCGCGGCCGCACGACCGGCCAACAGCTAG
- a CDS encoding LacI family DNA-binding transcriptional regulator, translating into MAKVTRDDVARLAGTSTAVVSYVINNGPRPVAPATRERVLAAIKELGYRPDRVAQAMASRRTDLIGLIVPDARQPFFAEMAHAVEQAAAERGKMVLVGNSDYLDEREVHYLRAFLGMRVSGLILISQGPSENAAAEIEAWDARVVLLHERPEAIDDVAVVLDDIGGAQLAVRHLLEHGHDYVACLGGTEITPTVGDPVTDHVAGWRRAMQEAGRPTEGRLFQAPYNRYDAYKVALELLAGPDRPPAIFCATDDQAFGVLRAARELRIDVPGELAVAGFDDVKEAHLTDPPLTTVGSDRPAMARAAVDLVLEDGVRLANSRRERVKQFPSALVVRRSCGCA; encoded by the coding sequence GTGGCCAAGGTGACGCGGGATGATGTGGCAAGGCTTGCGGGTACGTCGACCGCGGTCGTCAGTTACGTCATCAATAACGGACCCCGGCCGGTCGCCCCGGCCACGCGCGAGCGGGTGCTTGCCGCGATCAAGGAGCTCGGCTATCGGCCGGACCGGGTCGCGCAGGCGATGGCGAGCCGCCGGACGGATCTCATAGGGCTGATCGTGCCGGACGCCCGGCAGCCGTTCTTCGCGGAGATGGCGCACGCCGTCGAGCAGGCGGCCGCCGAGCGCGGAAAGATGGTGCTGGTCGGCAACTCCGACTACCTCGACGAGCGCGAGGTGCACTATCTGCGCGCCTTCCTGGGGATGCGGGTGTCCGGGCTGATCCTCATCAGCCAGGGCCCGAGCGAGAACGCGGCGGCCGAGATCGAGGCGTGGGACGCCCGGGTGGTGCTGCTGCACGAGCGGCCCGAGGCGATCGACGACGTGGCGGTGGTGCTGGACGACATCGGCGGCGCGCAGCTGGCGGTGCGGCATCTGCTGGAGCACGGCCACGACTACGTGGCCTGCCTCGGCGGCACCGAGATAACCCCGACCGTCGGCGACCCCGTCACCGACCACGTCGCGGGCTGGCGCCGCGCGATGCAGGAGGCGGGGCGGCCCACGGAGGGGCGGCTCTTCCAGGCCCCGTACAACCGGTACGACGCGTACAAGGTCGCCCTCGAGCTGCTGGCCGGCCCGGACCGGCCCCCGGCGATCTTCTGCGCCACCGACGACCAGGCGTTCGGGGTACTGCGGGCGGCGCGTGAGCTGCGGATCGACGTACCGGGGGAGCTGGCGGTGGCCGGCTTCGACGATGTGAAGGAAGCCCACCTCACCGACCCGCCGCTGACCACGGTCGGCTCCGACCGCCCCGCGATGGCGCGCGCCGCGGTCGATCTGGTGCTGGAGGACGGCGTCCGCCTGGCCAACTCCCGCCGCGAACGGGTCAAGCAGTTCCCCTCGGCGCTGGTGGTCCGCCGCTCCTGCGGTTGCGCGTAG